DNA from Eucalyptus grandis isolate ANBG69807.140 chromosome 5, ASM1654582v1, whole genome shotgun sequence:
tttcaactgctactcaagctatttggctccgGAACCTCATTAGAGAGttatcagtttatgattttgtggatagacccatacagttatattgtgacaataactctgcagtgttgtttattaataacaacagAAGTTTAAAGGGGTGTAAACacatggaggtcaagtttttgactataaaagaaTCAGTACAGAATGGTGACGTTGCAGTAGATTATATTCATACATATGATATGGTTGCagacccactaactaaaggcctacgcccgtgtgtttttgatcgacatgtcattagtatgggcctaggagcatctTGGGATgatgttatttagtgggagttgtttttttttttttttgaataaagtttacatctattttgttacaatttagtaacactttgatatatatatatgtcaacttttgcattcaataaaatattttgaatggattgttattatgttgaatatatatattgttaaaagtTTCAAGGTATTacttaaaccttgagtgaaggctaggggcatccgagcatccggttattagccttgtgcatatgtcttgtgatacataaagaaaggttaaccgtaaggacaagacatatgtgggttcattggaaccataaagcattctctagtggcataAGTTTTTTGTGtcgcctaaggtaagagaatgttgactgacaaatgggatctctctatgagagatgttatccatttgccacactaccatattgaatccatatcaataaagctgagagcacttgtgaccatggaaggctctgtgtgtatacatgcagttaccgccatgattcggtgtttgagactttatgggatatgattgattattaagaattatctctggaccaatgtgcgcacatacagtacgatttcaattaatatagtccaagtgggagaatgtaagagtttttctaattgtggactacattaattgatattgtaatttactgtttaacgtttatcgttttacggagtttggtctaaggtgagatagtaggtttcttaattagtctaatatgggctggctagtgtgggccgagttgagcctggcccgtaatgagggggactggctggaaactctataaatagtgctcaagtctctcctttaACTTGAATTATCACctatatcctcacctaaggggcatttacctaacgctacacgtgaggggggccgcctcattgagccagtgattcagagggcaatagaggagaatgacttgcgcgtgcgtggaacattgtgtttccacttccgcttcaagaacaatggattccaaaacaggtgcgtcaattctttctactcaatcatgcatgtttttgttctagttatggagatcttggggtttgcgcaatttgcgtctaacagATGCATCACTAATCTACTAGTGTGATCGCATAAAACAATAACATTTGTCTAGTTTAGGATAAAATCACGTGGAATTACCTTTTTCTTCTCAAACAATGAGAAAATCCATCTTTAACTAGGGAAAGCGTTAGTCAAAATAGGATTGTTTGTATTTAATGGTAATGGAAGCAAAACCAATGCTATGCTCCTGTAtctatacaaacaaatttatccCTGAACCGCTAATTTGACCATGGTTAGACTAGATTTGACTTTCGCCATCTGAATAGTGGATATGCCACCAAGGCATCCTGCAGAATACTCGCTTTTCCTCTTGTTAAGAAAGTGATGCTAGATTTGCCGAAGTTTTAAATGCAAAGGTCGGCAATATCAAGAAGTGGAATATATGCATGGCCACGTGTGATCTGACAAAGGCGTGTAATGAAAGACCGGACGCAAGGTGGTGGGAGTAGTAAAACGGAAAATTGAGCcgaatttcaattaaatatgaGTAACTTACCCCGCGCATACAGGAAGGCCACGGGATTGAACCGGGACACGCACGCTTCGACCAAGACTCAAACTTTTCATTTCCTTCGCATTTCACTTTCGCGTAATATTTAGTTCCtatcataaattttcatttcgatGTACTGCGATTCCAGATTATTGCAGTTCCAGTCAATTAACATATCCTTACACTTAGTTCGATGGAGGATTCACGTTCCATCCAAGCCCCATTTGATCGGTTTGTGCTTGAGTATGAAATTATGGAATGATCTTCATTGCTTTTCATTCGCTTGAAGTCGGATCACCTTGGCGCCTCATTGTTTCATCGTCAAAACCTCTTTTGGCACACCCAAACggattgattttcttcaacacACAAACAAATTTTGATATACAACATTAGAGATAATTAAAGGATTCTtcatattttccttgatttgGCATGTCCTTGATTTATGTaactccttttttattttggtcaaagTAATAGTTCATTCATTTCTatagaaataaaagagaaaaacatcGCCATCCAATTCAAAACCAAGACAAATTTCAGACAACATCAAAACAAAAGCAGCTCTTGATAACTAAAGGAGTCATCCAAACAAGGTTAAGAGTCACATTCAAAGAGCAGATTTATGATTTCTTCAAACTAAAATCGGTGGCCGATTACCAAATTCGTCTTTAGTAATGATCATATACCGAGATCCTCATTTATTGAGACGGCTTTATCTTTTAGCGGTGCATGCCTAGATTCATTGTTCCCAACATCATTGTTGTTTAGAAAAACAACGTTGAACGAGGATAGATTTGACATTTGTGAGAGCTAAATACTTACAAAACTCctctaattttcttcaaaattggaCTTGTATACTAATGAAACTTGAGAAAAGTGAAACCccaaaatcatacatgcaaaAATCCCAAAATCTAGATTAGATTAGGATAGAAATCTCTCGAAATGGGAGAAAAGCTCCTGAATCTAGActaaatcaaaagagaaaaactccacaaaatgagaagaaagcaagaaaaagagaatggagaactagattagccaaagaaaaaggaaaaagggagggtAGGAGAGATCTGGCTCAAACCCTCCCCCCATGGAGACTGAACCAAAAAGCTGTGTAAAAATTAATCGAAAAGCGAAAACCCTAGAGTTCCATAATGAAGGAACtagagcattttaatttttggatttatgaTAATTGATTATCATCAATATTTCAATATATCTTGATAGAAATAATTAGGGGATTGTCCTTATGTCCTTGAGTATCTCTAACATACAAATATAGAGATTGGGAGATTCcattgattttgactttttaaatgTATGATCTACTTATTTGAATACTCGTTAGTAGATACAATGAATTAGCCTATGTAGTCTTCttttatatgaatataaagagAACATCATTCTCCATAATGCATCCATAGGTGCACATGACATGATGTATCTGGACGGGGGGATTTGCTTATCCTATTCATCGGGGATCGTTGAGTCAAAAGATTTGACTAACCCTTTACTCTGAAAAATGAAACTAAGAGAGCAAAATGATTACTGACAGTGACGTTATATAATGTAAAAACTCTATAGTTtacttgaaaagagaaaaagagggtaGGTAATGATCACCGAGGAGTCTCCAAGCTCGtataattttcttcctttcctcgtCCCCCGCAAAAAAGACGTTGTCAAGTCACCTccatgttcatatttttttaatgcctGAAGAGCGAAAGATCCACAACTAGCGGAATGTGATAATTAATTGTACATAATTTAGTCAATATATATTAATCATATCATTTTGTTAGTAGAGTACGATTTACGAACCGCCATCAagtgtttttttgtttgttttgtttttgtttttgtttttatataaataactAATGCAACTTCCTCGAGGAAAACTTCAACTTACCAAAAACCATTACAGAGTGTCTCCAAGTATCAGATTTTGCCTTGGTTAAGGCCCGGTGaatgaagtgaaaaaaaaaaaaaaagtttgaatcctATTACGATTGATAAGATATAATTTCCTtatcttttgattctttattttGGGATATGTTATTCACAACAATTCCCTGGCCAGTAGCTCAAGTGTgtttgtttcaatttttgagATATAATCTAAGTGAGAGATTGGGAGATTAATGCTATATCTATGGTATAAGGTTTCAAGGAAACACTCCCAGTGATGGTGTAGTTCAATCACTCCATGACGCCACAGGGGATGGCGGATCTGCACCCTACGACACCAAGGCAATTGAATCGAGACAGCGACTTCCTAGTTTAATTTTGGTCATCATCTAGATTTACGCAGTTTCCTATTTTAGTTTCCAAAATCTAAGAAATATTGCATGTATATCTCATCTAAATTAATTAGTTTCATAAATTCCATTTACACGTTACTTAGTAGTCATATGCTTTAGGGTCATGTCATAATTGCATCTCATGCATTGCGCACagtttaatttctaaaaaaagaaaacacacaaataaaaaataatctcaCATAGTTGAAAAATTGGattaattcatatttaaccataTTTTATGTCATTAGAATGGCATATAGGTTGCATTCAATCCAATTTAATTGACATAGCATACATGTCACTTAGATTTCATTTTAGTTCACAAATGCATGTTAATTAGGACATATAAATCAAATTGCATGTCATCTTAGATTAGTTCGTAATTATTCTATCCATAATTAGGATTAGTTTACTTATAAGGTgcgtttttttttatagaaaatgatgatttggaaaacattttcctaaaatgattggttatattacttacaaaaatgaatagacaatttttttattgtccaagaaaatgtttagacataaactttttttcattaatgaaaacatttttattgactaattatttcaaaagatgaaagtaatcatttttaagaaaatatttttctaaattatttattttccgcaaaataaaCGGAGCTAGATGGAATTTAAATTCATGTCACAtatcaatcatttaaattaaaatttacataGATATTATTGCGGTGGCTAACAATATCACCTAGAAGGGGGGTGATTTGGTGATTTTAAGAAAACTTGAATAACTAATAGAATTGTAAAAGCAAAGTTTGATATAAGCGGAATAACTTGACGTAAAAAGAATTAAGTTAATATAAGCAAGAACAAGCGATCATATCAAGTGCAATGCACTTCTATTAGATAGTAATATATAAGAGCAAAGACATAGAGAACGATATATGTAGAGCTTTATAATGGTTTGGCCCTTACATTTACTCATTGAGACTAATTGTCTGTTGGCTGGATTTCATTAGCAATCTTAGAAATTACAATAGTATGTGCCGCTTATAGTCAAGCACTTCTTCATGAAGGAGGTTCTACTTATACCCAAGTAGATAGATCTCACTATCACACACCTAAGCACAAGATATAATACCGATATACTTCTCAACTAGATTACACTTTCAATAtgatcaatgaaaatattctttcTATTGGTTCTCTTTTTCAGGATATGTTTAAATTGCTAAACCTCTATCAAGTATTGACTTAAGCCAATGATATTTATTTGTACAACTATAGTCTCAATTGTAAGGGTGAAGATTATTTCACAGTAACATGAACTATATACTTGTACCAACTGCCGAAAAAAAGCATTTGTTAAGGGCACGAAACCCATTTATAACTTAATCGAACctggaaaaaaaattccaaagaaatCAACTTGGCTATCTATCATATCAAAAGATCAATTTAAATCTTCCACAAAGTAAAACAAACATCCTTTATGCAGACCGGTGTCTCCAACAAAGGATCACATCCCCACAAAGCATACTAAGCAAAATAGAAATGAAACATATCATTAAGTAGAAACCAAGTCCACAAGGGTCTTGAAATCAGCTTGAACACTTCCTCCGGGTCCGGAAGCATCCACCAATCTCTCTCTAAGCTCACCAgccttcttcctcatctccttTCCGTCCTCACTTCTCAGCACCACCTCCAATGCCTTCACCATCCCACTCTTTGTAATGGTCCCTCCCTCCACTCCCACTCCAATTTTCCACCATTCCTTCACCAACCTTCCGTTCATCATGTTGTCCGTCCAAAACGGCTTGCATATCATCGGCACGCCCCCCGCCACGCTCTCAAACACCGAGTTGTACCCGCAGTGTGTCACGTGCACCCCGCACGCTGGGTGGCTCAACACCCGGCTCTGCGGGGCCCACGACACTATCTTCCCACGCTGCCCCGTCCTCTCCAAGAACCCTTCGGGCAAATGGACCATCATGTGCTCCTTCATAGACCATAGGAATGGGGTCCCGGTGGATTCCAGGGCCTCGGCAAGAGAGGATAGCTCGGTAGGCGACGGTACAGCTACCGTCCCAAAACAAACATATGCCACGGTCCGAGGGTCTCTGGTGTCTAGCCACATTAAGCAACCGGTAGGGTCTGAGTCTGAGCTTGTTAGCACCGGTGGTGGTGAGAAAGACACCGTGGAGCACCCTACGTGGAGGAGAATCTTGAACTTGGACTTGAGGTCTGCTATTAGAGGTGCCGGATTCGCTTCCACGTAGGAGTTCATGATGACGGCCGCGGCACATGGCAGCATGCGCCCCAACTGGTTAACGAAGTTTGGCACTGGCGACGTGGTCAGGTCTTGTTTAATATAGTTCGGGATATCTGACATTCTAAACAATGATAACCCTGGAACCATTTCCAGTGCCTTGTCGTCGGTCTCGGCCTCTGCCACTGCCATGCCGGCGCAGGAGGTTTTGTGGTAGAGTTGACGAAGGACCTCGGCGTGGACGTAAGCGGACAGAAAGCACGGAGACGGGACCCAGAACGTCACCCACGGAACGTGCATTTCCTCGGCGATTTCGCCTGCGAGAAGTAATAAAGCATCACTAAATAGACAACTCACCTTCTTCCTTGCATCTCGCTCCGCGGCATCAATGGCAGCTTGATAATTCTTCTGGGCTTGCATGCGGAACACATTCATTTGCTCTACCAGTTCCTCCTTCATCACTCCGTGATGACCAACCGGCAATCCATTGTCGATGTCATAGACCTTGATGTTGGGCGGCAGCTTGGCTCTCGACGAAGTGGGGAAGAGATCACGGTTGGACGTGGCCGTGCTTAAGAAAGAGAAGTGGACGTTCGTAACAGTTTCTGCCAACTTACGGAGGAGGTTGGCGAGGGGCAGGGGGTGGCAACCGAATGGAAAAGCAAGGATGGCGACGTGCTTTTCCGAGGACATTTTGAACCCAATCCAATCAAAATCTTCAAGATCACGAATATCTATGGAAAAGAATCGTCAAAAACAGGTTGAGTTCAATTTGGACGACCATTTTTATCAAAATACTTCCACAAAATCTGCTGAATATAAATGTATTTTGCAACTAATATATAAACACAAGAACAAGTTCACTTACTATCAACAAATTTCGAGCACAAAGTCACTTCCACAAACTTCTTTTCCCCGTGTTTTTCTTCCGGTTTCTTCTATGCCTCCTTTCAGTCTGTTTACTCTCTTCTTCAGTCctgcttctctcttcttttataTTTGGCCGTGACCGTCTATTCTTTTTCTAGGACTTCTTTTTAAATCCCAATGCTACCATAGAAAGACCAGAGACACCACCCCTTTACTGTAAATTTACAAGTCCAACCACGTCAACAAAACTATATTTGACGTtcgtaaatttattaaaatgttgTTCACATTCTAAGGACACTTGAGAAATTTGACAGATATTTCTATCTTACTATTTAATTTGACATTCGCAAATTTACTATAGTGCGAAAAATTTATTAGCCATACTTGTAAAATGTAGAAGTTGGTACactattgattaatttttactTAAATTGATGACAACCTACAGATCAcacttataaaaattaaaatattattaatttatatgaaatcaataattttattacagAGTTGATAACTTGCTAATTAATCAGCCGACAAGTAAATTACTGgtcatattttctttaaaccaaaaatatttgaaatgggCCGTAGAATTTCA
Protein-coding regions in this window:
- the LOC104445141 gene encoding anthocyanidin 3-O-glucosyltransferase 7 — its product is MSSEKHVAILAFPFGCHPLPLANLLRKLAETVTNVHFSFLSTATSNRDLFPTSSRAKLPPNIKVYDIDNGLPVGHHGVMKEELVEQMNVFRMQAQKNYQAAIDAAERDARKKVSCLFSDALLLLAGEIAEEMHVPWVTFWVPSPCFLSAYVHAEVLRQLYHKTSCAGMAVAEAETDDKALEMVPGLSLFRMSDIPNYIKQDLTTSPVPNFVNQLGRMLPCAAAVIMNSYVEANPAPLIADLKSKFKILLHVGCSTVSFSPPPVLTSSDSDPTGCLMWLDTRDPRTVAYVCFGTVAVPSPTELSSLAEALESTGTPFLWSMKEHMMVHLPEGFLERTGQRGKIVSWAPQSRVLSHPACGVHVTHCGYNSVFESVAGGVPMICKPFWTDNMMNGRLVKEWWKIGVGVEGGTITKSGMVKALEVVLRSEDGKEMRKKAGELRERLVDASGPGGSVQADFKTLVDLVST